A DNA window from Bradyrhizobium barranii subsp. barranii contains the following coding sequences:
- a CDS encoding IS110 family RNA-guided transposase — protein sequence MNLPIRIGMDTSKSVFQLHGVDENEAVVVRRQFRRAEMIRYFERLPPVLVAIESCGSSHHWARLLQSFGHEVKLIPPQYVKAFVKRGKNDAADAEALCEAVTRPSMRFVPVKSKERQAACMLMTVRERLVSVKSQLSNAFRSYAAEFGIVGPAGRQNVTALIKRVLEDDNLPEMARDLFRLQAEEYAAVEARLAKIEAKLMKWHREDDVSRRIATIPGVGPIGSSMLSMKTPPPETFRSGRDFAAWLGLTPKDHSTGGRQRYGGITKAGDSMLRSTLIVGATALLRHIRKGRHKPTPWLTSLLERKPPKLVAVALANKFARIAWRLMISGGVYNRPVAAMPI from the coding sequence ATGAATCTTCCCATTCGTATCGGTATGGATACTTCCAAGTCGGTCTTCCAGCTTCACGGTGTTGACGAGAACGAGGCGGTAGTTGTCCGGCGGCAGTTTCGGCGAGCCGAGATGATCCGCTACTTCGAGCGCCTTCCGCCGGTCCTCGTCGCCATCGAGTCCTGCGGCAGTTCGCATCACTGGGCGCGCCTGCTGCAGTCGTTTGGTCATGAAGTGAAGCTGATCCCGCCCCAATATGTGAAGGCTTTCGTAAAGCGCGGCAAGAACGACGCGGCCGATGCCGAGGCGCTGTGCGAGGCGGTCACCCGGCCGAGTATGCGGTTTGTACCGGTGAAGTCAAAAGAACGGCAAGCGGCCTGCATGTTGATGACCGTGCGGGAACGCCTGGTCAGCGTGAAGTCCCAGCTTTCTAATGCCTTCAGGAGTTATGCGGCTGAGTTTGGCATCGTTGGCCCCGCCGGTCGGCAGAACGTCACGGCTCTTATCAAGCGGGTGCTCGAGGATGACAACTTACCGGAAATGGCGCGGGATCTCTTCCGCCTTCAAGCGGAGGAGTATGCCGCGGTCGAAGCCCGCCTGGCAAAGATCGAAGCCAAGCTGATGAAGTGGCATCGTGAGGATGATGTCAGCAGGCGGATCGCGACGATTCCCGGCGTCGGTCCGATTGGGTCGTCCATGCTAAGCATGAAGACGCCCCCGCCGGAGACGTTCAGATCAGGCCGCGACTTCGCGGCTTGGCTCGGACTGACACCCAAGGATCACTCAACTGGCGGCCGGCAACGATATGGCGGTATCACAAAGGCCGGAGATTCAATGCTCCGATCGACGTTGATTGTCGGCGCGACTGCGCTGCTGAGGCACATTCGAAAGGGCCGTCATAAGCCGACACCCTGGCTCACTTCGCTGCTGGAGCGAAAGCCGCCGAAGTTGGTCGCGGTGGCCTTAGCCAACAAGTTCGCCCGTATCGCCTGGCGCTTGATGATATCGGGTGGCGTGTACAACCGGCCGGTAGCCGCCATGCCCATCTGA
- a CDS encoding MFS transporter, whose protein sequence is MSAVVSSAADVRRSRVRLFIVTMLFLVTTVNYADRATLSIAGPALSKELHLDPVAMGWIFSAFGWSYVAAQVPGGWLLDRYGSRLVYAFSIIVWSLFTMMQGWVGFLSAGAAITVLFALRLLVGVAEAPSFPANARIVAAWFPGNERGTASAFFNSGQYFATVIFAPLMGWIAHDYGWRFVFFVMGGLGVIMGLVWIKTVYGPKEHPGINEAEFDYIKEGGALVDLDAPKNDLVQERAPESGSGWDHIRQLLSNRMMLGVYLGQYCINTLTYFFLTWFPVYLVKERGLSILQAGFVATLPALCGFIGGVLGGVISDAILRKTGSLTMARKIPIVGGMLLSMSIIACNYVDGQALVVGFMALAFFGKGIGALGWAVVSDTSPKEAGGVSGGLFNTFGNLSSISPPIVIGYILAATGSFNGALLFVGANALVAAFAYLVVVGKIERVVLKRSS, encoded by the coding sequence ATGAGCGCAGTGGTGTCGTCCGCAGCGGACGTGAGGAGGTCTCGCGTCAGGCTGTTCATCGTGACCATGTTGTTCCTGGTCACGACCGTGAACTATGCCGACCGCGCCACGCTGTCGATCGCGGGCCCCGCGCTCTCGAAGGAGCTTCATCTCGATCCCGTCGCCATGGGCTGGATCTTCTCGGCCTTCGGCTGGTCCTATGTCGCGGCGCAGGTGCCGGGCGGCTGGCTGCTCGACCGCTACGGCTCGCGCCTCGTCTATGCCTTCAGCATCATCGTCTGGTCGCTGTTCACGATGATGCAGGGCTGGGTCGGCTTCCTCAGCGCCGGCGCTGCCATCACCGTGTTGTTCGCGCTTCGCCTGCTTGTCGGCGTCGCGGAAGCGCCCTCGTTCCCCGCCAACGCCCGCATCGTCGCCGCCTGGTTTCCCGGCAATGAGCGCGGCACCGCATCGGCCTTCTTCAATTCGGGACAGTATTTCGCCACCGTGATCTTCGCGCCGCTGATGGGCTGGATCGCGCATGATTACGGCTGGCGCTTCGTGTTCTTCGTGATGGGTGGGCTCGGCGTCATCATGGGCCTGGTCTGGATCAAGACCGTCTACGGCCCGAAGGAGCATCCCGGCATCAACGAGGCCGAGTTCGATTACATCAAGGAAGGCGGCGCGCTGGTCGATCTCGATGCGCCCAAAAACGATCTGGTGCAGGAGCGTGCGCCCGAGTCCGGCTCCGGCTGGGATCACATCCGCCAGTTGCTCTCCAACCGCATGATGCTCGGCGTCTATCTCGGCCAGTATTGCATCAATACGTTGACCTATTTCTTCCTGACCTGGTTCCCGGTCTACCTCGTCAAGGAGCGCGGCCTGTCGATCCTGCAAGCTGGCTTCGTCGCGACGCTGCCCGCGCTGTGCGGCTTCATCGGCGGCGTGCTCGGCGGCGTCATCTCCGACGCCATTCTGCGCAAGACCGGCTCACTCACGATGGCGCGCAAGATCCCGATCGTCGGCGGCATGCTGCTGTCGATGTCGATCATCGCCTGCAACTATGTCGACGGACAGGCGCTTGTGGTCGGCTTCATGGCGCTCGCCTTCTTCGGCAAGGGCATCGGTGCGCTCGGCTGGGCGGTCGTCTCCGACACCTCGCCCAAGGAAGCCGGCGGCGTCTCCGGCGGCCTGTTCAACACCTTCGGCAACCTCTCCTCGATCAGCCCCCCGATCGTTATCGGCTACATCCTGGCCGCGACCGGCTCATTCAACGGCGCACTGCTGTTCGTCGGCGCCAATGCGCTGGTGGCCGCGTTCGCCTATCTCGTGGTGGTCGGCAAGATCGAGCGGGTGGTGCTCAAACGTTCCTCCTGA
- a CDS encoding LysR substrate-binding domain-containing protein — protein sequence MFDLNQLRCFVTVAEELHFGRAAARLNMTQPPLSRQIQVLEHIIDAPLLERTSRSVRLTPAGRSFLPEARRILKLAESASQVARRIALGKTGSLKIGFTAAAAYGFLPELVAACRAKLPEVDFSLKEMVSGDQFEALSSGQIDAGLLRPPIARPEVASRRVVAEPLLAAIPKKHPLASAETITIKDFDNQPFVMYSPYESRYFHDLLVALFTRADVLPRYVQHLSQIHSILAMVRAGLGLAIVPAAAASLKISDVRLRPLKLRTRVPVELFMVWRRDDENPLLSALVKIAGELSSAEVADD from the coding sequence ATGTTCGACCTCAACCAGCTCCGCTGTTTCGTCACGGTGGCCGAAGAACTGCATTTCGGCCGCGCCGCCGCGCGGCTGAACATGACCCAGCCGCCGCTGTCACGGCAGATCCAGGTGCTCGAGCACATCATCGACGCGCCCTTGCTCGAACGCACCAGCCGCTCGGTGCGCCTGACCCCGGCTGGGCGCAGCTTCCTGCCGGAGGCGCGGCGCATCCTGAAGCTCGCCGAAAGCGCCTCGCAGGTCGCCCGCCGCATTGCGCTCGGCAAAACCGGCTCGCTGAAAATCGGCTTCACGGCGGCTGCCGCCTACGGCTTCCTCCCGGAGCTCGTCGCCGCCTGCCGCGCCAAGCTGCCCGAGGTCGATTTCTCGCTGAAGGAGATGGTGTCCGGTGATCAGTTCGAGGCGCTCAGCTCCGGCCAGATCGACGCCGGGCTGTTGCGGCCGCCGATAGCGCGCCCCGAAGTGGCCAGCCGCCGCGTCGTCGCCGAGCCCCTGCTCGCCGCGATCCCGAAGAAGCATCCGCTGGCGAGCGCCGAGACCATCACCATCAAGGACTTCGACAACCAGCCCTTCGTGATGTACTCGCCCTATGAGAGCCGATATTTCCACGATCTGCTGGTGGCGCTGTTCACCCGCGCCGACGTGCTGCCGCGCTATGTGCAGCATCTGAGCCAGATCCATTCGATCCTCGCCATGGTCCGCGCCGGCCTCGGCCTTGCCATCGTGCCGGCCGCGGCTGCGAGCCTGAAGATCTCCGACGTGCGGCTGCGGCCGCTGAAGCTGCGCACCCGCGTCCCCGTCGAGCTGTTCATGGTCTGGCGCCGCGACGACGAGAATCCGCTGCTCTCCGCGCTGGTCAAAATCGCCGGCGAATTGTCCTCCGCGGAGGTGGCGGACGATTGA
- the kdgD gene encoding 5-dehydro-4-deoxyglucarate dehydratase: MSKMTPQEMAQKIGSGLLSFPVTPFKADYSFDEATYRANMDWLCGYDVAGLFAAGGTGEFFSLTPTEVPQVVKIAVDETKGRVPVLAGTGYGTATAREIAIGAEKAGADGLLLLPPYLTHSEQDGLAAHVEAVCAAVKIGVIVYNRDNAILQPDTLARLAERCPNLVGYKDGIGDIELMTRVYTKLGDRLTYIGGLPTAETFALPYLDMGVTTYSSAVFNFVPEFATNFYAAVRKRDHETIHAGLKNFILPLIAIRNRKKGYAVSIIKAGMKVIGRDSGPVRPPLTDLTEQEVAELTALVKNLPAIRSSQQAAE; this comes from the coding sequence ATGAGCAAGATGACCCCGCAGGAAATGGCCCAGAAGATCGGATCGGGCCTCCTGTCCTTCCCCGTCACGCCCTTCAAGGCGGACTATTCGTTCGATGAGGCGACCTACCGCGCCAACATGGACTGGCTGTGCGGCTATGACGTCGCCGGCCTGTTCGCCGCCGGCGGCACCGGCGAGTTCTTCTCGCTGACGCCGACCGAGGTTCCGCAGGTGGTCAAGATCGCCGTCGACGAGACCAAGGGCCGCGTGCCCGTGCTCGCCGGCACCGGCTACGGCACCGCCACCGCGCGCGAGATCGCGATCGGAGCGGAAAAGGCCGGCGCCGACGGCCTGTTGCTGCTGCCGCCCTATCTGACCCATTCCGAGCAGGACGGCCTTGCCGCCCACGTGGAAGCGGTGTGCGCCGCCGTGAAGATCGGCGTCATCGTCTACAACCGCGACAACGCCATCCTGCAGCCCGATACGCTGGCGCGCCTCGCCGAGCGGTGCCCGAACCTCGTCGGCTACAAGGACGGCATCGGCGACATCGAGCTGATGACCCGCGTCTACACCAAGCTCGGCGACCGCCTCACCTATATCGGCGGCCTGCCGACCGCGGAAACCTTCGCACTGCCCTATCTCGACATGGGCGTGACGACCTATTCCTCGGCCGTGTTCAACTTCGTTCCGGAATTCGCCACCAACTTCTACGCCGCGGTGCGCAAGCGCGACCATGAGACGATCCATGCCGGCCTGAAGAACTTCATCCTGCCGCTGATCGCGATCCGCAACCGCAAGAAGGGCTATGCGGTCTCGATCATCAAGGCCGGCATGAAGGTGATCGGCCGCGATTCCGGCCCGGTCCGCCCGCCGCTGACCGATCTCACCGAGCAGGAGGTTGCGGAGCTGACCGCGCTGGTGAAGAATCTCCCCGCCATCCGATCGTCACAACAAGCTGCAGAATAA
- the gudD gene encoding glucarate dehydratase yields MAQTEVSGAPVVTSMQVIPVAGRDSMLLNLSGAHAPFFTRNIVILTDNSGHTGVGEVPGGQKIWQTLQDARDLVIGKTVGAMNNILADVRTAFADRDAGGRGKQTFDLRVMIHAVTAIESALLDLLGQHLNLPVAALLGEGQQRKSVETLGYLFFVGERRKSKLDYVSGETGKPEWFNLRHHEAMTPETVVRLAEATHDHYGFADFKLKGGVLRGEQEIEAVTAIAKRFPDARVTLDPNGAWSLDEAISLCKDMHGILAYAEDPCGAEAGFSGREIMAEFRRATGLPTATNMIATDWRQLSHALRLGAVDIPLADPHFWTMQGSVRVAQTCRDNGLTWGSHSNNHFDISLAMFTHVGAAAPGKVTAIDTHWIWQDGQALTKEPLQIEGGKIAVPERPGLGIEIDRPAIETAHELYKKHGLGARDDATAMQDLIPGWTFDDKRPCLVR; encoded by the coding sequence ATGGCCCAGACTGAGGTCTCCGGCGCACCGGTCGTCACATCGATGCAGGTGATCCCGGTCGCGGGCCGCGACAGCATGCTCCTCAACCTGAGCGGCGCACACGCGCCGTTCTTCACCCGCAACATCGTCATCCTCACTGACAATTCCGGACACACCGGCGTCGGCGAGGTGCCGGGCGGGCAAAAGATCTGGCAGACGCTCCAGGATGCCCGCGATCTCGTGATCGGCAAGACCGTCGGCGCGATGAACAACATTCTCGCCGATGTCCGCACGGCCTTTGCAGACCGCGACGCGGGCGGCCGCGGCAAGCAGACGTTCGACCTGCGCGTGATGATCCATGCGGTGACGGCGATCGAGTCCGCGCTGCTCGACCTGCTCGGCCAGCACCTCAACCTGCCCGTCGCGGCGCTGCTCGGCGAAGGTCAGCAGCGCAAGAGCGTCGAGACGCTCGGCTATCTCTTCTTCGTCGGCGAGCGGCGCAAGAGCAAGCTTGACTACGTCAGCGGCGAGACCGGCAAGCCCGAATGGTTCAACCTGCGCCACCACGAGGCGATGACGCCGGAGACCGTGGTGCGGCTCGCGGAAGCCACCCACGACCATTATGGCTTCGCCGACTTCAAGCTCAAGGGCGGCGTGCTCCGCGGCGAGCAGGAGATCGAGGCCGTCACCGCCATCGCAAAACGCTTCCCCGACGCACGCGTCACGCTCGACCCCAACGGCGCATGGTCGCTCGACGAGGCGATCAGCCTCTGCAAGGACATGCACGGCATTCTTGCCTATGCCGAGGATCCCTGCGGCGCCGAAGCCGGCTTCTCGGGTCGCGAGATCATGGCCGAGTTCCGCCGTGCCACGGGCCTGCCGACCGCGACCAACATGATCGCGACCGACTGGCGCCAGCTCTCGCATGCGCTGCGCCTGGGCGCGGTGGACATTCCGCTGGCCGATCCCCACTTCTGGACCATGCAGGGCTCGGTGCGCGTCGCCCAGACCTGCCGCGACAACGGCCTGACCTGGGGCTCGCACTCCAACAATCACTTTGACATTTCGCTCGCGATGTTCACCCATGTCGGCGCCGCCGCGCCCGGCAAGGTCACCGCGATCGACACCCACTGGATCTGGCAGGACGGCCAGGCGCTGACCAAGGAGCCGCTCCAGATCGAGGGCGGCAAGATCGCCGTGCCCGAGCGGCCGGGCCTCGGCATCGAAATCGACCGCCCGGCCATCGAAACCGCGCATGAGCTTTACAAGAAGCATGGACTCGGCGCCCGCGATGACGCTACTGCCATGCAGGACCTGATCCCCGGCTGGACCTTTGACGACAAGCGTCCCTGCCTCGTGCGTTAA
- a CDS encoding aldehyde dehydrogenase family protein: MTAILKNFIGGEWVDGSGVTKNINPSNTNDLVGEYAKADKAQTEKAIAAAKAAFPAWAQSTPQVRYDALNKISLEILARKEELGRLLAREEGKTLPEGIGEVARAGQIFAFFAGEALRLIGEKGASVRPGLDVELTREPVGVIGMITPWNFPIAIPAWKIAPALCYGNTVVFKPAELVPGSGHALSEIITRSGIPAGVFNLVVGSGSVVGQTLLDHPDVAAISFTGSVQTGRKIAQACVLSNPMKKFQLEMGGKNPLVVLDDADLKTAVEVAVNGAYFSTGQRCTASSRLIVTEGIHDRFVAAVAERLKGLSVDDALKAGVHIGPVVDQSQLDQDLRYIKIGQDEGAKLAFGGELLKRETPGHYLQPALFTEANNNMRIAREEIFGPVAAVIRAKNYEEALAISNDTEFGLASGICTSSLKYASHYKRNSESGMVMVNLPTAGVDYHVPFGGRKGSSYGAREQGSYAREFYTTVKTAYTYPG, encoded by the coding sequence ATGACTGCGATCCTGAAGAACTTCATCGGCGGCGAATGGGTCGACGGCTCCGGCGTCACCAAGAACATCAACCCCTCCAACACCAACGATCTCGTCGGCGAGTACGCCAAGGCCGACAAGGCGCAGACCGAGAAGGCGATCGCGGCAGCCAAGGCCGCCTTCCCCGCCTGGGCGCAGTCGACGCCGCAGGTGCGCTATGACGCGCTGAACAAGATTTCTCTCGAAATCCTCGCCCGCAAGGAAGAGCTCGGCCGCCTGCTCGCCCGCGAGGAAGGCAAGACGCTCCCCGAGGGCATCGGCGAGGTCGCCCGTGCCGGCCAGATCTTTGCATTCTTCGCCGGCGAGGCGCTGCGCCTGATCGGCGAAAAGGGTGCCTCGGTGCGTCCCGGTCTCGACGTCGAGCTCACCCGTGAGCCGGTCGGCGTCATCGGCATGATCACGCCCTGGAATTTCCCGATCGCGATTCCCGCCTGGAAGATCGCGCCCGCGCTCTGCTACGGGAACACCGTGGTGTTCAAGCCGGCTGAGCTGGTGCCGGGCTCGGGACATGCGCTGTCCGAGATCATCACCCGCTCCGGCATTCCGGCCGGCGTGTTCAACCTCGTGGTCGGCTCCGGCTCCGTGGTCGGCCAGACCCTGCTCGACCATCCGGATGTGGCCGCGATCTCCTTCACCGGCTCGGTGCAGACGGGACGCAAGATCGCGCAGGCCTGCGTGCTGTCGAACCCGATGAAGAAGTTCCAGCTCGAGATGGGCGGCAAGAATCCGCTGGTCGTGCTCGACGACGCCGACCTCAAGACCGCCGTCGAGGTCGCCGTCAACGGCGCCTATTTCTCGACCGGCCAGCGCTGCACGGCGTCCTCCCGCCTGATCGTCACCGAAGGCATCCACGATCGTTTCGTTGCGGCGGTGGCCGAGCGCCTGAAGGGCCTGTCGGTGGACGACGCGCTGAAGGCCGGCGTACATATCGGCCCCGTGGTCGACCAGAGCCAGCTCGACCAGGACCTGCGCTACATCAAGATCGGCCAGGACGAAGGCGCAAAGCTTGCCTTCGGCGGCGAGCTGCTCAAGCGCGAGACGCCCGGCCACTACCTGCAGCCGGCGCTGTTCACCGAGGCCAACAACAACATGCGCATCGCGCGTGAGGAAATCTTCGGCCCCGTCGCCGCCGTCATCCGCGCCAAGAACTACGAGGAAGCGCTAGCGATCTCCAACGACACCGAGTTCGGCCTCGCCTCGGGCATCTGCACGAGCAGCCTGAAATACGCCTCGCACTACAAGCGCAACAGCGAGTCCGGCATGGTGATGGTCAATCTGCCGACCGCCGGCGTCGACTATCACGTGCCGTTCGGCGGCCGGAAGGGTTCGAGCTACGGCGCCCGCGAGCAGGGCTCCTATGCGCGCGAGTTCTACACCACGGTGAAGACCGCCTATACCTATCCGGGCTAA
- the garD gene encoding galactarate dehydratase has product MDQDVAAKEQPRYIKLNERDNVAIVVNDFGLPAGSRFASGLTLRAFVPQGHKTALVDIAQDQPIIRYGEVIGHALSPILAGEWVDEARIRMPEAPALDKLEISTAVPAPLPPLEGFTFEGFRNTDGSVGTKNILGISSSVQCVKGTMEYAVKRIRAELLPKYPNVDDVVPLTHAYGCGVAINAPDAVVPIRTLQNIAQNPNFGGEILVISLGCEKLAPERLVPEGVSDAIVRMQDEAFDGFGAIVDAIMTQAEARLKILNKRTRETCPAADLVIGLQCGGSDAFSGVTANPALGFAADLLVRAGATVMFSEVTEVRDAIQLLTRRAINEDVGRALVREMAWYDSYLARGGADRSANTTPGNKKGGLANIVEKSLGSIVKSGSSAITGVLSPGEKATQKGMLFAATPASDFICGTLQLASGMTLQVFTTGRGTPYGLAAAPVIKVATRTELARRWKDLIDFDAGGIATGEKTIEETGWDLFRLILDVASGRTKPWSDRWGIHNDLTLFNPAPVT; this is encoded by the coding sequence ATGGACCAGGACGTCGCAGCGAAAGAGCAGCCCCGCTACATCAAGCTCAACGAGCGCGACAATGTCGCGATCGTGGTCAATGATTTCGGGCTTCCCGCCGGCTCCCGCTTCGCCAGCGGGCTGACGCTGCGCGCCTTCGTGCCGCAGGGGCACAAGACGGCACTGGTCGACATCGCGCAAGATCAGCCGATCATCCGCTACGGCGAGGTGATCGGCCACGCGTTGTCGCCGATCCTGGCCGGCGAATGGGTCGATGAAGCGCGCATCCGCATGCCCGAGGCCCCCGCCCTCGACAAGCTGGAAATCTCGACCGCCGTCCCCGCGCCGCTGCCGCCGCTCGAAGGCTTCACCTTCGAAGGCTTTCGCAACACCGACGGCTCGGTCGGCACCAAGAACATCCTCGGCATCTCCTCCTCCGTGCAATGCGTCAAGGGCACGATGGAATACGCCGTGAAGCGCATCCGCGCCGAACTGCTGCCGAAGTACCCGAACGTCGACGACGTCGTGCCGCTGACGCACGCCTATGGCTGCGGCGTCGCCATCAATGCCCCCGATGCGGTCGTTCCGATCCGCACGCTGCAGAACATCGCGCAGAACCCGAATTTCGGCGGCGAGATTTTGGTCATCAGCCTTGGATGCGAAAAGCTCGCGCCCGAGCGGCTGGTGCCGGAAGGCGTCAGCGATGCCATCGTGCGCATGCAGGACGAAGCCTTCGACGGCTTTGGCGCGATCGTCGATGCGATCATGACCCAGGCTGAGGCTCGCCTGAAGATCCTCAACAAGCGCACCCGTGAGACCTGCCCCGCGGCCGATCTCGTCATCGGTCTGCAATGCGGCGGCAGCGACGCGTTTTCCGGTGTCACGGCCAACCCTGCACTCGGCTTCGCCGCCGATCTCCTGGTGCGTGCCGGCGCGACCGTGATGTTCTCGGAAGTGACCGAAGTGCGCGACGCGATCCAGCTCCTCACGCGACGCGCCATCAACGAGGACGTCGGCCGCGCGCTGGTGCGCGAGATGGCCTGGTACGACTCTTATCTCGCCCGCGGCGGCGCCGATCGCAGCGCCAACACCACGCCCGGCAACAAGAAGGGCGGCCTCGCCAACATCGTCGAAAAGTCACTCGGCTCGATCGTCAAGTCCGGCTCGTCTGCCATCACCGGCGTGCTCTCGCCCGGAGAGAAGGCGACGCAGAAGGGCATGTTGTTCGCGGCAACTCCCGCATCCGACTTCATCTGCGGCACGCTCCAGCTCGCCTCCGGCATGACGCTGCAGGTGTTCACCACCGGCCGCGGCACGCCCTATGGCCTGGCGGCTGCGCCCGTCATCAAGGTCGCGACGCGCACCGAGCTCGCGCGCCGCTGGAAGGATTTGATCGACTTCGATGCCGGCGGCATCGCCACCGGCGAGAAGACCATCGAGGAAACCGGCTGGGACCTGTTCCGCCTGATCCTCGACGTCGCCAGTGGCCGCACAAAGCCGTGGTCGGATCGCTGGGGCATCCACAACGACCTCACGCTGTTCAATCCGGCGCCGGTGACCTGA
- a CDS encoding MipA/OmpV family protein: MKHFDEAALDPAARAQQTLLTAFLAAFGAILAIPPSASAQTAFTLPAPPFDVPMLPSPSGNWTVMVGIGGEYTPDFVGSKNGKLMPIPIFSIRRAGSVDQFRGPRDSASIALLDVGNIRAGAAFKYVASRKSDKYAELTGLGDVKAAYELGGFVEYFPVDWLRLRSELRQGMGGHTGTVADVSADVIVPLIQRLTISAGPRFTWKSTKATAPYFGVDAVQSVASGLPMYDARGGAHSVGFGSQISYRINPQWEVHAYVEYEKLLGDAADSPLVKLRGSSNQTTIGLGASYSFDFRIR; encoded by the coding sequence ATGAAGCATTTTGACGAAGCCGCTCTCGATCCTGCGGCGAGAGCGCAGCAAACCTTGCTGACCGCCTTCCTCGCCGCGTTCGGCGCGATCCTGGCAATCCCACCGTCGGCATCGGCGCAGACGGCGTTCACACTGCCAGCCCCGCCGTTCGACGTGCCGATGCTGCCGTCACCTTCCGGCAACTGGACCGTCATGGTCGGCATCGGCGGAGAGTACACGCCGGATTTCGTCGGATCGAAGAACGGGAAGCTCATGCCGATCCCGATCTTTTCCATTCGCCGTGCCGGATCGGTCGACCAGTTTCGCGGGCCCCGCGACAGCGCCAGCATCGCGCTGCTCGACGTCGGCAATATTCGCGCCGGCGCTGCGTTCAAATACGTCGCGTCGCGCAAGAGCGACAAATATGCCGAGCTGACCGGCCTTGGCGACGTCAAGGCCGCATACGAGCTCGGTGGGTTCGTCGAATATTTTCCGGTCGACTGGCTGCGCCTGCGCAGTGAATTGCGCCAGGGCATGGGCGGTCATACCGGCACGGTCGCCGATGTCTCCGCCGACGTCATCGTGCCTCTGATCCAAAGGCTCACGATCTCGGCCGGCCCGCGCTTCACCTGGAAAAGCACCAAGGCGACCGCGCCCTATTTCGGCGTCGACGCCGTGCAGTCCGTGGCGTCCGGGCTGCCGATGTACGACGCTCGGGGCGGTGCGCATTCGGTCGGCTTCGGCAGCCAGATCTCCTATCGCATCAATCCGCAGTGGGAAGTCCATGCCTATGTCGAGTACGAGAAGCTGCTGGGCGACGCCGCCGACAGCCCGCTCGTGAAGCTGCGGGGATCGTCGAACCAGACGACGATCGGCCTCGGTGCGTCCTATTCGTTCGATTTCAGGATTCGATAG
- a CDS encoding response regulator transcription factor, whose translation MRSLVIEDEPQIGAYVSRLLGQLHGIVDVVGSIADARQALDNFKYDLAIIDRMLPDGDALQVVTALSRSADRPAIIMLTSKDAKEDVVDGLNGGADDYLGKPFEPQELIARVRAVLRRPRQLAPSVLSLGNVELHLGSNEAVVADTKILLRRREALILGALLMRRDRVITRAALIEEIYGFDDEIESNTLEAQVSRLRKKLTELGGDVEIRSMRGIGYILRLATPR comes from the coding sequence GTGCGCTCCCTCGTAATCGAAGACGAACCGCAGATCGGCGCCTATGTCAGCCGCCTGCTCGGACAATTGCACGGCATTGTCGACGTCGTCGGCTCGATTGCCGATGCCCGTCAGGCGCTGGACAATTTCAAATATGATCTCGCTATCATCGACCGGATGCTGCCCGATGGAGATGCGCTCCAGGTGGTGACGGCGCTGAGCCGATCGGCGGACCGTCCCGCGATCATCATGCTGACCTCCAAGGACGCCAAGGAGGATGTCGTCGACGGTCTCAATGGCGGCGCCGACGACTATCTCGGCAAGCCGTTCGAGCCGCAGGAGCTCATTGCGCGGGTGCGCGCTGTGTTGCGGCGGCCCCGGCAGCTCGCGCCCTCGGTGCTGTCGCTCGGCAATGTCGAGCTGCATCTCGGCAGCAACGAGGCGGTGGTCGCCGACACGAAAATCCTGCTGCGCCGGCGCGAGGCGCTGATCCTCGGAGCGCTCCTGATGCGCCGCGACCGCGTCATCACCCGCGCCGCCCTGATCGAGGAGATCTACGGCTTCGACGACGAGATCGAATCCAACACGCTCGAAGCGCAGGTCTCGCGCTTGCGGAAGAAACTGACCGAGCTCGGCGGCGATGTCGAGATCCGCAGCATGCGGGGCATCGGCTACATCCTGCGGCTGGCAACACCGCGATGA